One Phalacrocorax aristotelis chromosome 10, bGulAri2.1, whole genome shotgun sequence genomic region harbors:
- the ZFYVE1 gene encoding zinc finger FYVE domain-containing protein 1 isoform X2 encodes MAHSSFFPDEYFTCSSVCLSCGCGCKKSMNHAKEGVPHESKSRCRYSHQYDNRVYTCKACYERGMEVSVVPKTSASTDSPWLGLAKYAWSGYVIECPNCGVVYRSRQYWFGNQDPVNTVVRTEIEHVWPGTDGFLKDNNNAAQRLLDGMNFMAQSVSELSLGPTKAVTSWLTDQIAPAYWRPNSQILSCNKCNTPFKDNDTKHHCRACGEGFCDGCSSKTRPVPERGWGPAPVRVCDNCYENRGIQLDVAELPSDEEGGTLIARKVGEAVQNTLGAVVTAMDIPLGLVKDAARPAYWVPDHEILHCHNCRKEFSIKLSKHHCRACGQGFCDECSHDRRAVPSRGWDHPVRVCFNCNKKPGDL; translated from the exons ATGGCTCACAGCTCCTTCTTTCCAGATGAATATTTCACGTGCTCCTCTGTGTGCCTCAGCTGTGG GTGTGGCTGTAAGAAGAGCATGAACCATGCAAAGGAAGGAGTCCCTCATGAATCCAAAAGCCGATGCAGATATTCTCATCAGTATGATAACAGAGTCTACACTTGCAAG GCCTGTTATGAACGAGGGATGGAGGTCAGCGTGGTGCCAAAAACCTCTGCTTCCACTGACTCCCCTTGGCTGGGCCTTGCCAAGTACGCCTGGTCAGG atACGTGATTGAGTGTCCCAATTGTGGGGTGGTGTACCGCAGCCGACAGTACTGGTTTGGCAACCAAGATCCTGTGAACACTGTAGTGAGGACAGAAATTGAGCATGTCTGGCCAGGG ACTGATGGATTTCTGAAAGACAACAACAATGCAGCCCAGCGTTTGTTGGATGGGATGAATTTCATGGCACAGTCAGTATCTGAACTTAGCCTGGGACCCACAAAAGCTGTGACCTCCTGGTTGACAGACCAGATTGCCCCAGCTTACTGGAGGCCCAACTCTCAGATCCTG AGTTGTAATAAGTGCAACACACCGTTTAAAGATAATGACACTAAACATCACTGCCGGGCCTGTGGAGAGGGCTTCTGTGATGGCTGTTCTTCTAAGACCCGTCCAGTGCCTGAGCGAGGCTGGGGACCAGCACCAGTGCGCGTGTGTGACAACTGCTATGAAAACAGGGGCATCCAACTAG ATGTGGCTGAGCTGCCTTCAGATGAGGAAGGGGGAACACTTATTGCTAGGAAGGTGGGGGAAGCTGTGCAGAACACTCTTGGAGCAGTGGTGACCGCCATGGACATTCCCTTAG GTCTAGTAAAAGATGCTGCCCGACCTGCATACTGGGTACCAGACCATGAAATCCTGCACTGCCACAACTGCCGGAAGGAATTCAGTATCAAACTCTCCAAACATCACTGTCGGGCCTGTGGCCAGGGCTTCTGCGATGAATGCTCACACGACCGCAGAGCAGTTCCCTCTCGTGGATGGGATCACCCAGTCCGAGTTTGCTTTAACTGCAATAAAAAGCCTGGTGACCTCTAA
- the DCAF4 gene encoding DDB1- and CUL4-associated factor 4 isoform X1 codes for MECKRLRLLEEEEKQKKKTTRAGLNSSTLLQKRQLGLLSSTSYCRLVHELKVNCMQRRKIEIHSPDSSVAGTNNFKIIVADVACERIFTVNDVEHGGCKYGIINLSGLGKESLTVEMYDNLYFTNRKVNSVCWASLTHPDSHVLLCLMGIAETPGCASLLPASLFSSTNPGDRPGMLCSFKISTAWSCAWCLNPQADNCFSTGLTRRVLVTNVVTGHRQTFGTSSDVLAQQFATQTPVLYNGCRSGEIFSIDVRQRNRKGQNWKAIRLFHDSAVTSIRLLEAEHYVMAADMAGKIKLWDLRTAKCVNQYKGHHNEYAVLPLHVNEEEGLLTAVGQDCYTRIWSLQDAHLLRTIPSPHPSSKDAIPSVVFSSRLGGSQGVPGLLMAVKQDLYHFSYN; via the exons ATGGAATGCAAAAGACTGAGACTcttagaagaggaagaaaaacaaaagaag AAAACAACAAGGGCTGGACTGAACTCGTCTACACTGTTACAGAAAAGGcagctgggtttgctcagcTCTACAAGTTATTGCAG GCTGGTCCATGAACTAAAAGTGAACTGCATGCAGAGGAGGAAGATAGAAATTCACAGTCCAGATTCCTCAGTTGCTGGAaccaataattttaaaataattgtg GCAGATGTTGCTTGTGAACGGATATTCACTGTGAATGATGTAGAGCATGGAGGATGTAAATACGGTATCATCAACCTCAGTGGTTTGGGGAAGGAGTCTCTCACTGTGGAGATGTATGACAACCTCTACTTCACAAACCGCAAA GTGAattctgtgtgctgggcatCATTGACTCATCCAGATTCCCATGTTTt GCTGTGTCTCATGGGAATTGCGGAAACACCAGGCTGTGCCAGTCTGCTTCCAGCATCATTGTTCAGCAGCACTAACCCAG GAGACCGACCTGGAATGCTGTGCAGCTTCAAGATATCCACGGCCTGGTCCTGTGCTTGGTGCCTGAATCCCCAAGCAGACAACTGCTTCAGCACAG GCCTGACACGACGAGTTCTTGTGACCAATGTAGTGACAGGGCATCGACAGACATTTGGAACCAGTAGTGATGTATTGGCACAGCAGTTTGCCACACAG ACCCCGGTGCTGTACAATGGCTGCCGATCGGGTGAGATTTTCAGCATTGATGTGCGTCAACGCAACCGCAAGGGCCAGAACTGGAAAGCAATTCGTCTCTTCCATGACTCAGCAGTTACATCTATTCGCCTTCTTGAGGCTGAACATTATGTTATGGCAGCAGATATGGCTGGAAAG ATAAAACTGTGGGACCTGAGAACAGCGAAGTGTGTGAATCAGTACAAAGGTCATCACAATGAATACGCTGTTCTCCCTTTGCATGTAAATGAGGAGGAAGGACTTCTTACCGCAG TCGGTCAAGATTGCTACACCAGAATTTGGAGTCTCCAAGATGCCCATCTGCTTAGAACcatcccttctccccacccaTCCTCCAAAGATGCCATTCCCAGTGTGGTGTTTTCTTCCAGACTTGGGGGTAGCCAAGGTGTTCCTGGCTTACTCATGGCTGTCAAACAGGATCTCTACCACTTCTCCTATAACTGA